In Rhipicephalus microplus isolate Deutch F79 unplaced genomic scaffold, USDA_Rmic scaffold_240, whole genome shotgun sequence, the following proteins share a genomic window:
- the LOC142792744 gene encoding sterile alpha motif domain-containing protein 3-like, whose translation MEPPEFQYLVSFQGRKKIISARGPTEADILEALKTTDFGHSLQACRIEVYNVRHDEFVDPPAGHVFSEKDKIRLVCSENFLMSCSTTDKVTAVHEGSLPKTLESNEQSPSQQLACCENDYRLPPVPLDIKDAIERTQPGKVSSHTKSRIVGWIANHLMTITVYPGSLYEAAAKSLVLEYPVLRDTIGTGWDSWKVSLKYKFAYMRKSLCTVPAVQAARAAYGKRKDLEESTNTKRHCHVIVDLSQHVASQHDEATINSHIDYMVKEIKRPIPDMQKLGDSMEQTRPSRQKWMKEMRPSTADVVLKYPALAKAEMLHEEFIALTGVNLEKKVLEFINRYINRYGDRCFELAKCRRCAKEAVKAIEEEVEALDGDEKKYRFAVGIVELLPMLLKEQPRFLQGPDTYPALSLKGKNASEATNIVASFEGLSVEVLDVIAGMTALMEIYWIFDVKYSGANKKTFTLLEHFCGLPTSAKQMPLVIRQISSLEKAT comes from the exons ATGGAGCCGCCGGAATTCCAATATTTGGTGTCATTTCAAGGCCGCAAGAAGATTATTTCTGCTCGTGGACCGACGGAGGCGGACATTTTGGAAGCCTTGAAGACGACAGACTTTGGCCATTCTTTGCAAGCATGCCGGATTGAG GTATACAACGTCCGACATGATGAATTTGTGGACCCACCAGCTGGCCATGTCTTCTCTGAGAAAGATAAAATCAGGCTTGTGTGCAGTGAAAACTTCTTAATGAGCTGCAG CACAACTGACAAAGTGACAGCAGTGCATGAAGGTAGCCTGCCCAAGACCCTTGAAAGTAATGagcagtcacctagtcagcagcttgCCTGCTGTGAAAATGATTATAGGCTACCACCTGTGCCCTTAGATATTAAGGATGCGATTGAAAGGACACAACCAGGAAAAGTGTCCAGTCACACTAAATCCCGCATTGTAGGGTGGATTGCAAATCATCTCATGACTATAACAGT CTATCCAGGAAGCCTCTACGAAGCAGCTGCAAAATCTCTCGTGTTGGAATATCCAGTGCTAAGGGACACTATTGGCACAGGCTGG GACTCATGGAAAGTCTCCTTGAAATACAAATTCGCATATATGAGGAAGTCTCTGTGCACAGTTCCAGCTGTTCAAGCAGCGAGAGCAGCTTACGGAAAACGCAAAGACTTAGAAGAAAGCACCAATACTAAGCGGCACTGCCATGTG aTTGTAGATCTCTCCCAACATGTCGCTTCTCAGCATGATGAGGCTACAATTAATAGCCATATTGACTACATGGTGAAAGAAATCAAGCGGCCTATTCCTGACATGCAAAAACTCGGTGATTCTATGGAGCAGACAAGACCATCTAGACAGAAGTGGATGAAGGAAATGAGGCCATCAACAGCAGATGTGGTGCTGAAATACCCTGCTTTGGCAAAGGCTGAAATG CTTCATGAGGAGTTCATTGCTCTCACTGGCGTTAACTTAGAAAAAAAGGTCCTGGAATTTATAAACCGGTATATAAACCGGTATGGAGACCGGTGTTTTGAGCTTGCGAAGTGTCGTCGTTGCGCGAAGGAAGCTGTGAAAGCAATTGAAGAAGAAGTCGAGGCACTGGATGGTGACGAAAAGAAAT ATCGCTTTGCCGTTGGCATTGTCGAGTTGCTGCCCATGCTCCTAAAGGAGCAGCCGCGATTTCTGCAGGGACCG GACACCTACCCTGCCCTTTCGCTGAAGGGCAAAAATGCCTCTGAAGCTACAAACATAGTTGCGAGCTTTGAAGGGCTTAGTGTAGAGGTGCTTGATGTAATTGCAGGTATGACGGCGCTTATGGAAATATACTGGATATTCGATGTCAAGTACAGTGGCGCcaacaaaaaaacattcactCTACTTGAACATTTCTGTGGCTTGCCGACAAGTGCAAAGCAGATGCCGCTAGTCATACGGCAAATATCATCGCTTGAAAAGGCAACTTAA